In Pedobacter sp. W3I1, one DNA window encodes the following:
- the ybeY gene encoding rRNA maturation RNase YbeY, translating into MPAISFFTESVSYNLPQKLKVKKWIKATIEKEGFKLQELNFIFCSDEYLLGINQQYLNHDTYTDIITFDNSEEEKQIVSDIFISIERVKENAKTFKTLEFDEVCRIMIHGTLHLLGYKDKGKAAKTLMTQKEDEYLSYRVEAGLV; encoded by the coding sequence ATGCCTGCAATATCATTTTTCACAGAATCAGTTAGCTATAATCTTCCTCAGAAACTTAAGGTAAAGAAATGGATTAAAGCAACCATTGAAAAAGAAGGTTTCAAATTGCAGGAACTTAATTTCATTTTCTGTAGCGACGAATACCTGTTGGGCATCAACCAACAATACTTAAACCACGATACTTATACCGATATCATTACTTTCGATAACTCAGAAGAAGAAAAACAGATTGTGAGTGATATTTTTATCAGCATTGAGCGCGTTAAAGAAAACGCCAAAACCTTCAAAACACTGGAATTTGATGAGGTTTGTCGCATTATGATCCATGGAACCCTCCATTTATTGGGTTACAAAGACAAAGGAAAAGCTGCCAAAACCCTTATGACTCAGAAAGAAGATGAATACTTGAGTTACAGAGTTGAAGCTGGCTTAGTTTAA
- a CDS encoding type II toxin-antitoxin system RelE/ParE family toxin — MYTIQIKPIAVQMAKDAYDWYEEQKEGLGDFFLSELSRCYTKLEKNPLFYQKLKKNYRHLVLNKFPYVLIFEIIGEEIIIFAVFHTARSPKFKFKKK, encoded by the coding sequence ATGTACACCATTCAGATAAAGCCCATTGCTGTTCAAATGGCAAAAGATGCTTATGATTGGTATGAAGAACAAAAAGAAGGGTTAGGAGATTTTTTTCTGTCAGAACTAAGCAGGTGTTATACCAAGTTAGAGAAGAATCCGCTCTTCTATCAAAAACTAAAAAAGAATTATCGTCATTTAGTCCTTAATAAATTTCCATACGTTTTAATATTCGAGATTATTGGAGAGGAAATCATAATCTTTGCTGTTTTTCACACAGCAAGAAGTCCGAAATTTAAATTCAAAAAAAAGTAA